A region from the Chrysoperla carnea chromosome 4, inChrCarn1.1, whole genome shotgun sequence genome encodes:
- the LOC123298077 gene encoding E3 ubiquitin-protein ligase NEDD4 isoform X5 has translation MSSSTRRTSTGSLSLPVQEPRRRTRSWGARHPRNSVVSMTHTPRLSVFETLNSTEEPTSQLRLRVIAGHHLAKKDIFGASDPYVRVDLNTINGDETIDSVLTKTKKKTLNPVWNEEFIFRVKPAEHKLVLQVFDENRLTRDDFLGVVEFTLINLPKEQEGRVIPPKQYVLRPRSSARSRVKGHLEVYHAYIREDIPETVEEETSRNSTDPDWEIIEPQMISTEAPANAVFVSNNSTENAGPLPPGWEERQDANGRTYYVNHVARSTQWERPSLGPQIGQTVDQRNIEAAATEFQRRFHISDEDGRDDHPRGDSSSGNVSQNEDSVDNPTTESRRTSATVLDNNTTLNNTINQQSSEGLPPGWTMQLAPNGRMFFIDHNVKSTTWVDPRTGRASPMPNQVVTPQPGRRPDDELGPLPEGWEERQHTDGRIFFIDHNTRTTQWEDPRMSNPQIAGPAVPYSRDYKRKYEYLKTQLRKPSNVPNKFEIKVRRASILEDSYRIITSVSKIDLLKTKLWIEFESEVGLDYGGLAREWFFLLSKEMFNPYYGLFEYSAMDNYTLQINPFSGLCNEEHLNYFKFIGRIAGMAVYHGKLLDAFFIRPFYKMMLGKTIDLKDMESVDSEYYNSLLWIKENDPSELELTFCVDEDSFGQTSQRELKPNGANIPLDNLNKDEYISLVIQWRFVSRVQEQMNAFLEGFNALVPLTLIKIFDEHELELLMCGIQNIDVKDWKQNTLYKGDYHANHITVQWFWRVVLSFSNEMRARLLQFVTGTSRVPMNGFKELYGSNGPQLFTIERWGTPDNYPRAHTCFNRIDLPPYESYQQLRDKLIKAIEGSQGFAGVD, from the exons atgtcatcttCAACAAGACGAACATCGACTGGATCATTGTCGTTACCTGTTCAAGAACCACGTCGGAGGACAAGATCATGGGGCGCAAGACATCCAAGGAATTCTGTCGTATCTATGACACACACACCTAGGTTATCAGTTTTTGAAACATTGAATTCT ACGGAAGAACCTACTAGTCAGTTGAGATTGCGAGTTATAGCCGGACATCATTTAGCCAAAAAGGATATATTCGGTGCAAG TGATCCGTATGTGCGAGTGGATTTAAACACCATTAATGGAGATGAAACGATAGATTCTGTtttaaccaaaacaaaaaagaag ACCTTAAATCCTGTATGGAACGAAGAATTTATATTTcgg gTGAAACCAGCAGAGCATAAATTAGTTTTACAAGTATTTGATGAAAATCGGCTTACTCGTGATGATTTTTTGGGTGTGGTTGaatttacattaataaatttacctAAAGAGCAAGAAGGACGAGTTATACCACCAAAGCAATATGTTTTACGGCCTCGAAG CAGTGCCAGGTCACGAGTTAAAGGCCATTTGGAAGTTTATCATGCATACATACGTGAAGACATCCCTGAAACTGTTGAAGAAGAAACATCAAGAAATTCAACAGATCCTGATTGGGAGATTATTGAACCTCAAATGATATCAACTGAAGCACCAGCAAAT GCAGTGTTCGTGTCAAACAATTCAACGGAAAATGCTGGACCTCTACCACCTGGTTGGGAAGAAAGGCAAGATGCTAATGGTAGAACATATTATGTAAATCATGTTGCAAGAAGTACGCAATGGGAAAGGCCGTCATTAGG cCCTCAAATTGGGCAAACTGTAGATCAACGTAATATCGAGGCAGCTGCAACTGAATTTCAACGAAGATTTCATATCAGTGATGAGGATGGTCGCGATGACCATCCTAGAGGTGATTCTTCATCAGGAAACGTTAGTcag AATGAAGATAGTGTTGATAATCCAACAACAGAGAGTAGAAGAACATCTGCAACTGTATTAGATAACAACACAACATTAAATAATACGATAAATCAACAATCGTCTGAGGGTTTACCGCCAGGATGGACCATGCAATTAGCACCAAACGGTAGAATGTTCTTTATTGATCATAATGTTAAATCAACTACCTGGGTAGATCCACGTACTGGGCGTGCATCACCAATGCCTAATCAAGTTGTAACCCCACAACCTGGCAGGCGACCTGACGATGAGCTAGGACCATTACCTGAAGGTTGGGAAGAACGACAACATACAGATGGAAGGATTTTTTTCATTGATCACA atactAGAACAACACAATGGGAGGATCCAAGGATGTCAAATCCACAAATAGCCGGGCCAGCAGTTCCATATTCACGAGACTATAAAcggaaatatgaatatttaaaaacacagCTAAGAAAACCA agTAATGTaccaaataaatttgaaataaaagtacgACGTGCCTCAATTTTAGAAGATTCATATCGAATTATTACATCAGTttcaaaaatagatttattaaaaacaaaattatggatAGAATTTGAATCGGAAGTTGGTCTCGATTATGGTGGTTTAGCTAgagaatggttttttttattgtctaaaGAAATGTTTAACCCATATTATGGTCTTTTTGAATATTCAGCAAT GGATAATTATACATTACAAATCAATCCGTTTTCCGGATTATGTAATGAagaacatttaaattattttaaatttattggacGAATTGCTGGAATGGCGGTGTATCATGGAAAACTTTTAGATG caTTCTTCATTAggccattttataaaatgatgttAGGCAAAACAATTGATTTAAAAGACATGGAATCAGTTGATAGTGAATATTATAACTCATTATTATGGATTAAAGAAAATGATCCATCTGAATTGGAACTAACATTTTGTGTTGATGAAGATAGTTTTGGTCAAACTTCACAAAGAGAATTAAAACCAAACGGTGCAAATATACCactagataatttaaataaagatgaaTATATTAG tctTGTTATTCAATGGCGATTTGTATCACGAGTACAAGAACAAATGAACGCATTTTTAGAAGGATTTAATGCATTGGTTccattaacattaattaaaatatttgatgaacATGAATTAGAATTATTAATGTGTGGTATACAGAATATTGATGTGAAAGACTGGAAACAAAACACTTTGTACAAAGGAGATTATCATGCGAATCATATTACCGTTCAATGGTTTTGGaga GTGGTGCTATCATTTTCAAACGAAATGCGGGCGAGATTACTACAATTTGTCACTGGTACATCTCGTGTTCCAATGAATggttttaaagaattatatgGCAGCAATGGACCacaattatttacaattgaaaGATGGGGTACTCCTGATAACTATCCTAGAGCTCATACatg ctTTAATCGAATTGATCTACCGCCATACGAGAGCTACCAACAATTAAGAGATAAATTAATAAAGGCAATTGAAGGTTCACAAGGTTTTGCTGGTGTTGATTGA
- the LOC123298077 gene encoding E3 ubiquitin-protein ligase Nedd-4 isoform X4: protein MRSNRQLTYMASDNQYGYIPVIGPDGYTEEPTSQLRLRVIAGHHLAKKDIFGASDPYVRVDLNTINGDETIDSVLTKTKKKTLNPVWNEEFIFRVKPAEHKLVLQVFDENRLTRDDFLGVVEFTLINLPKEQEGRVIPPKQYVLRPRSSARSRVKGHLEVYHAYIREDIPETVEEETSRNSTDPDWEIIEPQMISTEAPANAVFVSNNSTENAGPLPPGWEERQDANGRTYYVNHVARSTQWERPSLGPQIGQTVDQRNIEAAATEFQRRFHISDEDGRDDHPRGDSSSGNVSQSSDNSKHSGKENVSCNSSSNNTSAANSPLHHQTETPINDDHDHDDVELESEDDDDVTEDSRSSSSPVDIPPVNGDQGGRILCSPTEYILGSPISSTTSNSQYEDDDIDDNEDRSDTEDDDTDNVDDGDDDDDNDDDYLVVENNARENEDSVDNPTTESRRTSATVLDNNTTLNNTINQQSSEGLPPGWTMQLAPNGRMFFIDHNVKSTTWVDPRTGRASPMPNQVVTPQPGRRPDDELGPLPEGWEERQHTDGRIFFIDHNTRTTQWEDPRMSNPQIAGPAVPYSRDYKRKYEYLKTQLRKPSNVPNKFEIKVRRASILEDSYRIITSVSKIDLLKTKLWIEFESEVGLDYGGLAREWFFLLSKEMFNPYYGLFEYSAMDNYTLQINPFSGLCNEEHLNYFKFIGRIAGMAVYHGKLLDAFFIRPFYKMMLGKTIDLKDMESVDSEYYNSLLWIKENDPSELELTFCVDEDSFGQTSQRELKPNGANIPLDNLNKDEYISLVIQWRFVSRVQEQMNAFLEGFNALVPLTLIKIFDEHELELLMCGIQNIDVKDWKQNTLYKGDYHANHITVQWFWRVVLSFSNEMRARLLQFVTGTSRVPMNGFKELYGSNGPQLFTIERWGTPDNYPRAHTCFNRIDLPPYESYQQLRDKLIKAIEGSQGFAGVD from the exons atgagatCTAATAGACAATTAACTTACATGGCATCAGACAATCAATATGGTTATATTCCTGTTATTGGTCCAGACGGATAT ACGGAAGAACCTACTAGTCAGTTGAGATTGCGAGTTATAGCCGGACATCATTTAGCCAAAAAGGATATATTCGGTGCAAG TGATCCGTATGTGCGAGTGGATTTAAACACCATTAATGGAGATGAAACGATAGATTCTGTtttaaccaaaacaaaaaagaag ACCTTAAATCCTGTATGGAACGAAGAATTTATATTTcgg gTGAAACCAGCAGAGCATAAATTAGTTTTACAAGTATTTGATGAAAATCGGCTTACTCGTGATGATTTTTTGGGTGTGGTTGaatttacattaataaatttacctAAAGAGCAAGAAGGACGAGTTATACCACCAAAGCAATATGTTTTACGGCCTCGAAG CAGTGCCAGGTCACGAGTTAAAGGCCATTTGGAAGTTTATCATGCATACATACGTGAAGACATCCCTGAAACTGTTGAAGAAGAAACATCAAGAAATTCAACAGATCCTGATTGGGAGATTATTGAACCTCAAATGATATCAACTGAAGCACCAGCAAAT GCAGTGTTCGTGTCAAACAATTCAACGGAAAATGCTGGACCTCTACCACCTGGTTGGGAAGAAAGGCAAGATGCTAATGGTAGAACATATTATGTAAATCATGTTGCAAGAAGTACGCAATGGGAAAGGCCGTCATTAGG cCCTCAAATTGGGCAAACTGTAGATCAACGTAATATCGAGGCAGCTGCAACTGAATTTCAACGAAGATTTCATATCAGTGATGAGGATGGTCGCGATGACCATCCTAGAGGTGATTCTTCATCAGGAAACGTTAGTcag TCAAGTGATAATAGTAAACATTCGGGTAAGGAAAATGTATCTtgtaattcatcatcaaataaTACAAGTGCAGCTAATTCACCACTACATCATCAAACAGAAACACCTATTAATGATGATCACGATCACGATGATGTTGAGTTAGAGAgtgaagatgatgatgatgtgaCGGAAGATAGTAGATCATCATCATCTCCTGTTGATATACCTCCTGTGAATGGCGATCAAGGAGGACGAATACTCTGTAGTCCTACAGAGTATATACTTGGCTCACCAATTAGTAGCACGACAAGCAACTCACAATATGAAGATGATGATATTGATGATAATGAGGATCGTAGTGATACTGAGGATGATGATACCGATAATGTTGATGACGGTGACGATGACgatgataatgatgatgattattTAGTTGTAGAGAATAATGCAAGAGAG AATGAAGATAGTGTTGATAATCCAACAACAGAGAGTAGAAGAACATCTGCAACTGTATTAGATAACAACACAACATTAAATAATACGATAAATCAACAATCGTCTGAGGGTTTACCGCCAGGATGGACCATGCAATTAGCACCAAACGGTAGAATGTTCTTTATTGATCATAATGTTAAATCAACTACCTGGGTAGATCCACGTACTGGGCGTGCATCACCAATGCCTAATCAAGTTGTAACCCCACAACCTGGCAGGCGACCTGACGATGAGCTAGGACCATTACCTGAAGGTTGGGAAGAACGACAACATACAGATGGAAGGATTTTTTTCATTGATCACA atactAGAACAACACAATGGGAGGATCCAAGGATGTCAAATCCACAAATAGCCGGGCCAGCAGTTCCATATTCACGAGACTATAAAcggaaatatgaatatttaaaaacacagCTAAGAAAACCA agTAATGTaccaaataaatttgaaataaaagtacgACGTGCCTCAATTTTAGAAGATTCATATCGAATTATTACATCAGTttcaaaaatagatttattaaaaacaaaattatggatAGAATTTGAATCGGAAGTTGGTCTCGATTATGGTGGTTTAGCTAgagaatggttttttttattgtctaaaGAAATGTTTAACCCATATTATGGTCTTTTTGAATATTCAGCAAT GGATAATTATACATTACAAATCAATCCGTTTTCCGGATTATGTAATGAagaacatttaaattattttaaatttattggacGAATTGCTGGAATGGCGGTGTATCATGGAAAACTTTTAGATG caTTCTTCATTAggccattttataaaatgatgttAGGCAAAACAATTGATTTAAAAGACATGGAATCAGTTGATAGTGAATATTATAACTCATTATTATGGATTAAAGAAAATGATCCATCTGAATTGGAACTAACATTTTGTGTTGATGAAGATAGTTTTGGTCAAACTTCACAAAGAGAATTAAAACCAAACGGTGCAAATATACCactagataatttaaataaagatgaaTATATTAG tctTGTTATTCAATGGCGATTTGTATCACGAGTACAAGAACAAATGAACGCATTTTTAGAAGGATTTAATGCATTGGTTccattaacattaattaaaatatttgatgaacATGAATTAGAATTATTAATGTGTGGTATACAGAATATTGATGTGAAAGACTGGAAACAAAACACTTTGTACAAAGGAGATTATCATGCGAATCATATTACCGTTCAATGGTTTTGGaga GTGGTGCTATCATTTTCAAACGAAATGCGGGCGAGATTACTACAATTTGTCACTGGTACATCTCGTGTTCCAATGAATggttttaaagaattatatgGCAGCAATGGACCacaattatttacaattgaaaGATGGGGTACTCCTGATAACTATCCTAGAGCTCATACatg ctTTAATCGAATTGATCTACCGCCATACGAGAGCTACCAACAATTAAGAGATAAATTAATAAAGGCAATTGAAGGTTCACAAGGTTTTGCTGGTGTTGATTGA
- the LOC123298077 gene encoding E3 ubiquitin-protein ligase Nedd-4 isoform X6, with translation MRSNRQLTYMASDNQYGYIPVIGPDGYTEEPTSQLRLRVIAGHHLAKKDIFGASDPYVRVDLNTINGDETIDSVLTKTKKKTLNPVWNEEFIFRVKPAEHKLVLQVFDENRLTRDDFLGVVEFTLINLPKEQEGRVIPPKQYVLRPRSSARSRVKGHLEVYHAYIREDIPETVEEETSRNSTDPDWEIIEPQMISTEAPANAVFVSNNSTENAGPLPPGWEERQDANGRTYYVNHVARSTQWERPSLGPQIGQTVDQRNIEAAATEFQRRFHISDEDGRDDHPRGDSSSGNVSQNEDSVDNPTTESRRTSATVLDNNTTLNNTINQQSSEGLPPGWTMQLAPNGRMFFIDHNVKSTTWVDPRTGRASPMPNQVVTPQPGRRPDDELGPLPEGWEERQHTDGRIFFIDHNTRTTQWEDPRMSNPQIAGPAVPYSRDYKRKYEYLKTQLRKPSNVPNKFEIKVRRASILEDSYRIITSVSKIDLLKTKLWIEFESEVGLDYGGLAREWFFLLSKEMFNPYYGLFEYSAMDNYTLQINPFSGLCNEEHLNYFKFIGRIAGMAVYHGKLLDAFFIRPFYKMMLGKTIDLKDMESVDSEYYNSLLWIKENDPSELELTFCVDEDSFGQTSQRELKPNGANIPLDNLNKDEYISLVIQWRFVSRVQEQMNAFLEGFNALVPLTLIKIFDEHELELLMCGIQNIDVKDWKQNTLYKGDYHANHITVQWFWRVVLSFSNEMRARLLQFVTGTSRVPMNGFKELYGSNGPQLFTIERWGTPDNYPRAHTCFNRIDLPPYESYQQLRDKLIKAIEGSQGFAGVD, from the exons atgagatCTAATAGACAATTAACTTACATGGCATCAGACAATCAATATGGTTATATTCCTGTTATTGGTCCAGACGGATAT ACGGAAGAACCTACTAGTCAGTTGAGATTGCGAGTTATAGCCGGACATCATTTAGCCAAAAAGGATATATTCGGTGCAAG TGATCCGTATGTGCGAGTGGATTTAAACACCATTAATGGAGATGAAACGATAGATTCTGTtttaaccaaaacaaaaaagaag ACCTTAAATCCTGTATGGAACGAAGAATTTATATTTcgg gTGAAACCAGCAGAGCATAAATTAGTTTTACAAGTATTTGATGAAAATCGGCTTACTCGTGATGATTTTTTGGGTGTGGTTGaatttacattaataaatttacctAAAGAGCAAGAAGGACGAGTTATACCACCAAAGCAATATGTTTTACGGCCTCGAAG CAGTGCCAGGTCACGAGTTAAAGGCCATTTGGAAGTTTATCATGCATACATACGTGAAGACATCCCTGAAACTGTTGAAGAAGAAACATCAAGAAATTCAACAGATCCTGATTGGGAGATTATTGAACCTCAAATGATATCAACTGAAGCACCAGCAAAT GCAGTGTTCGTGTCAAACAATTCAACGGAAAATGCTGGACCTCTACCACCTGGTTGGGAAGAAAGGCAAGATGCTAATGGTAGAACATATTATGTAAATCATGTTGCAAGAAGTACGCAATGGGAAAGGCCGTCATTAGG cCCTCAAATTGGGCAAACTGTAGATCAACGTAATATCGAGGCAGCTGCAACTGAATTTCAACGAAGATTTCATATCAGTGATGAGGATGGTCGCGATGACCATCCTAGAGGTGATTCTTCATCAGGAAACGTTAGTcag AATGAAGATAGTGTTGATAATCCAACAACAGAGAGTAGAAGAACATCTGCAACTGTATTAGATAACAACACAACATTAAATAATACGATAAATCAACAATCGTCTGAGGGTTTACCGCCAGGATGGACCATGCAATTAGCACCAAACGGTAGAATGTTCTTTATTGATCATAATGTTAAATCAACTACCTGGGTAGATCCACGTACTGGGCGTGCATCACCAATGCCTAATCAAGTTGTAACCCCACAACCTGGCAGGCGACCTGACGATGAGCTAGGACCATTACCTGAAGGTTGGGAAGAACGACAACATACAGATGGAAGGATTTTTTTCATTGATCACA atactAGAACAACACAATGGGAGGATCCAAGGATGTCAAATCCACAAATAGCCGGGCCAGCAGTTCCATATTCACGAGACTATAAAcggaaatatgaatatttaaaaacacagCTAAGAAAACCA agTAATGTaccaaataaatttgaaataaaagtacgACGTGCCTCAATTTTAGAAGATTCATATCGAATTATTACATCAGTttcaaaaatagatttattaaaaacaaaattatggatAGAATTTGAATCGGAAGTTGGTCTCGATTATGGTGGTTTAGCTAgagaatggttttttttattgtctaaaGAAATGTTTAACCCATATTATGGTCTTTTTGAATATTCAGCAAT GGATAATTATACATTACAAATCAATCCGTTTTCCGGATTATGTAATGAagaacatttaaattattttaaatttattggacGAATTGCTGGAATGGCGGTGTATCATGGAAAACTTTTAGATG caTTCTTCATTAggccattttataaaatgatgttAGGCAAAACAATTGATTTAAAAGACATGGAATCAGTTGATAGTGAATATTATAACTCATTATTATGGATTAAAGAAAATGATCCATCTGAATTGGAACTAACATTTTGTGTTGATGAAGATAGTTTTGGTCAAACTTCACAAAGAGAATTAAAACCAAACGGTGCAAATATACCactagataatttaaataaagatgaaTATATTAG tctTGTTATTCAATGGCGATTTGTATCACGAGTACAAGAACAAATGAACGCATTTTTAGAAGGATTTAATGCATTGGTTccattaacattaattaaaatatttgatgaacATGAATTAGAATTATTAATGTGTGGTATACAGAATATTGATGTGAAAGACTGGAAACAAAACACTTTGTACAAAGGAGATTATCATGCGAATCATATTACCGTTCAATGGTTTTGGaga GTGGTGCTATCATTTTCAAACGAAATGCGGGCGAGATTACTACAATTTGTCACTGGTACATCTCGTGTTCCAATGAATggttttaaagaattatatgGCAGCAATGGACCacaattatttacaattgaaaGATGGGGTACTCCTGATAACTATCCTAGAGCTCATACatg ctTTAATCGAATTGATCTACCGCCATACGAGAGCTACCAACAATTAAGAGATAAATTAATAAAGGCAATTGAAGGTTCACAAGGTTTTGCTGGTGTTGATTGA